One genomic window of Hymenobacter sp. J193 includes the following:
- a CDS encoding Ig-like domain-containing protein produces the protein MRTAYQSKHPQTIGTTDSRLKRLRNHRLFAFLLFVLACMGGNASAQTACSPAWGASTVYTVGNPVSRNGNNYTAKWWTQGEDPATASCTDCVWKLVGPCGGTTTNTPPTVGLTAPANGATFTAPANITLSANATDNVSVAKVEFFRGTTKLGEDLTAPYSYTWSGVAAGTYTLTAKATDNAGLTTTSAAATVTVNAAPPVGTAIPGQVEAETYSAFNNVQLETTTDINGGQNVGYIAAGSWMDYAVNVTNAGQYDVTYRVASLNTASSVQLRSGATVLGTTSVPVTGGWQTWTTTAATRVTLAAGAQTLRVYAVAPGFNLNWIRFAAAGTTTNTPPTVSLTAPANGATFTAPASVTITANATDNVSVAKVEFFNGSTKLGEDLTAPYSYTWGSVAAGTYTLTAKATDNAGLTTTSAAVSITVNGTTPPITGLPKRIMSGYWHNFGGGVPFIKLRDVHPGWDVINISFTEPIAAGSTDGRMKFVLGGPADYTPAAFKADVKLLQSQGKKVVLSIGGYEGYFSLGSTTAVNQFVNDIKSFVNEYGFDGIDIDLEQSSVQFNGGADPDFKNPTSPKVVNMISAIRQIVTAYPSTFILSWAPETFYFPMAHQWYGGTNSFVDTRSGVYLPMIQALRDRTTYVQTQLYNSAQMKGNDGVMYSMGTVEGIVAMTNMTIEGFTVGSDTGPFFTGLRPDQVVIAVPSSQGAAGSGQISNASLQQAFNQVNSKHPGLRGIMAWSINWDTFQNSNSFVISNSNFLKALPAARTALSDQPAVSRQTALGLFPNPAVAGNRLSLKLGAKYQTVDVLLSDLTGRRVGAYSFRGVSQADFTLPAHVRGILLVQVVADGKTSVQRILAE, from the coding sequence ATGAGAACAGCTTATCAATCCAAACACCCCCAAACAATCGGGACGACGGACAGCCGACTAAAGCGGCTGCGCAACCACCGGCTTTTTGCATTCCTGCTCTTTGTACTCGCTTGCATGGGCGGCAATGCCTCCGCGCAAACCGCGTGCAGCCCGGCCTGGGGTGCTTCTACGGTGTACACCGTAGGTAACCCCGTGTCCCGCAACGGCAACAACTACACCGCCAAGTGGTGGACCCAGGGCGAAGACCCCGCTACGGCCAGCTGTACCGACTGCGTGTGGAAGCTGGTAGGCCCCTGTGGCGGCACCACCACGAATACGCCACCCACGGTCGGACTTACGGCGCCGGCTAACGGCGCCACGTTCACGGCGCCGGCCAATATCACGCTGAGCGCCAACGCTACCGACAATGTATCAGTAGCCAAGGTGGAGTTCTTCAGAGGCACCACCAAGCTGGGCGAGGACCTGACAGCCCCCTACAGCTACACCTGGAGCGGCGTGGCCGCGGGCACCTACACCCTCACGGCCAAAGCTACCGATAACGCCGGCCTGACAACTACTTCTGCCGCCGCCACGGTTACCGTAAACGCCGCCCCGCCCGTCGGCACGGCCATTCCAGGCCAGGTTGAAGCTGAGACGTACTCGGCGTTCAACAACGTCCAGCTGGAAACTACTACTGACATCAACGGGGGCCAAAACGTGGGCTACATTGCCGCTGGCTCCTGGATGGATTACGCGGTAAACGTGACTAACGCCGGGCAGTACGACGTCACTTACCGGGTGGCCAGCCTCAACACGGCCAGCAGCGTCCAGCTCCGCTCGGGCGCTACGGTGCTGGGTACCACGTCGGTGCCCGTTACGGGCGGCTGGCAAACCTGGACTACCACGGCCGCAACCCGGGTTACGCTGGCAGCCGGCGCCCAGACCCTGCGCGTGTACGCGGTAGCGCCGGGCTTCAACCTTAACTGGATCCGGTTTGCCGCTGCCGGCACCACCACGAATACGCCGCCCACAGTCAGCCTTACAGCGCCGGCCAACGGCGCTACGTTCACGGCACCGGCCAGCGTGACTATCACCGCCAATGCTACCGACAATGTGTCGGTGGCGAAGGTGGAATTCTTCAACGGCAGCACCAAGCTGGGCGAGGACCTGACGGCCCCCTACAGCTACACCTGGGGCAGCGTGGCCGCGGGTACCTACACCCTCACGGCCAAAGCCACCGACAACGCTGGCCTCACCACTACTTCGGCTGCCGTCAGTATCACGGTCAATGGCACCACTCCTCCCATTACCGGCCTGCCCAAGCGCATTATGTCGGGCTACTGGCACAACTTCGGTGGCGGGGTGCCCTTCATCAAGCTGCGCGACGTGCATCCGGGCTGGGATGTTATCAATATTTCCTTTACCGAGCCCATAGCCGCCGGCAGCACCGATGGCCGCATGAAGTTCGTGCTGGGCGGCCCGGCTGACTATACGCCGGCCGCTTTCAAGGCCGACGTGAAGCTGCTGCAAAGCCAGGGCAAGAAAGTGGTGCTGTCTATCGGCGGCTACGAAGGCTATTTCTCCCTTGGCTCCACCACGGCCGTCAACCAGTTTGTAAACGACATCAAGAGCTTTGTGAATGAGTACGGCTTCGATGGCATCGACATCGATCTGGAGCAGTCCTCGGTGCAGTTCAACGGCGGCGCCGACCCGGATTTCAAGAACCCGACTTCGCCCAAGGTTGTCAACATGATTTCGGCTATCCGGCAGATTGTCACTGCCTATCCATCGACGTTTATCTTGTCGTGGGCGCCCGAAACGTTCTACTTCCCGATGGCGCACCAGTGGTACGGCGGCACCAACAGCTTTGTTGATACCCGCAGCGGCGTGTACCTGCCCATGATTCAGGCCCTGCGCGACCGGACCACCTACGTGCAGACCCAGCTCTACAACTCCGCCCAGATGAAGGGCAACGACGGGGTGATGTACTCGATGGGAACCGTGGAAGGCATCGTGGCCATGACCAATATGACTATCGAAGGCTTCACCGTAGGCAGCGACACCGGCCCCTTCTTCACCGGTCTGCGCCCCGATCAGGTTGTCATTGCCGTGCCTTCCTCGCAGGGCGCTGCGGGCAGCGGGCAGATTTCGAATGCCAGCCTGCAGCAGGCCTTCAATCAGGTGAACAGCAAGCACCCGGGGCTGCGCGGCATTATGGCGTGGTCCATCAACTGGGACACCTTCCAGAACAGCAACTCCTTTGTCATCAGCAACAGCAACTTCCTTAAAGCGCTGCCCGCCGCCCGTACGGCGCTGAGCGACCAGCCGGCGGTTAGCCGCCAAACGGCGCTGGGCTTATTCCCCAACCCGGCGGTAGCTGGCAACCGACTCAGCCTCAAGCTGGGCGCCAAATACCAGACGGTAGACGTGCTGCTCTCCGACCTGACCGGGCGCAGAGTGGGCGCGTATTCCTTCCGCGGCGTGAGCCAGGCAGATTTCACCCTGCCTGCACATGTCCGGGGCATCCTGCTGGTGCAGGTGGTGGCCGATGGAAAAACCTCAGTTCAGCGCATCCTGGCCGAGTAA
- a CDS encoding Uma2 family endonuclease encodes MAHLQTPPHRYTLEEYQALEEVSEQRHEYFDGEVYAMSGASAAHHTIRQNCVISLRTALRGRGCRVYDEGMQLAVQEGRYYTYPDVLVTCHPEDVKEQRTMRHPVLIIEILSPSTADHDRSWKFNQYRQLPSLQHYLLVSQHTCLVEWFRREQSGVWSFSPLGELTDELEIPELASTLRVQDIYDEIDITPMRAQPPVE; translated from the coding sequence ATGGCTCACCTCCAAACCCCACCCCACCGCTACACCCTGGAAGAGTACCAGGCCCTGGAAGAAGTTTCGGAGCAGCGGCACGAGTATTTTGATGGGGAAGTGTATGCCATGTCGGGAGCTTCGGCCGCACATCATACCATTCGGCAAAACTGCGTTATTAGTTTGCGAACTGCCTTGCGGGGCCGTGGCTGCAGAGTGTATGATGAGGGAATGCAACTGGCTGTACAGGAAGGGCGCTACTACACGTACCCAGATGTACTGGTAACCTGCCACCCGGAGGACGTAAAGGAGCAGCGCACTATGCGCCATCCGGTGCTCATCATCGAAATTCTCTCACCTTCCACGGCCGACCACGACCGGAGCTGGAAATTCAACCAGTACAGGCAGCTGCCTTCGTTGCAGCACTACCTGCTGGTTTCGCAGCATACCTGCTTGGTGGAGTGGTTCCGGCGCGAGCAAAGTGGGGTCTGGTCCTTCAGCCCGCTGGGCGAGCTGACGGATGAGCTCGAAATTCCGGAACTGGCCAGCACACTGCGGGTACAGGATATTTACGATGAAATAGACATTACGCCAATGCGGGCCCAGCCCCCGGTAGAATAG
- a CDS encoding NADH-quinone oxidoreductase subunit A, with amino-acid sequence MFLAVSTNYQPQDFLPIIVQFVLAIAFVAFAMVVSHLVGPRRKSVVKDEAFECGIESVGNARTPISVKYFLTAILFVLFDVEVIFMYPWAVNFRALGTEGFIQMIVFLALLMAGFAYVIKKGVLRWNEAR; translated from the coding sequence ATGTTTCTTGCCGTTTCAACCAACTACCAGCCCCAGGACTTTCTGCCCATCATCGTGCAGTTTGTGCTGGCCATTGCCTTCGTAGCGTTTGCCATGGTGGTTTCGCACCTCGTGGGGCCGCGTCGCAAGAGCGTGGTGAAAGATGAAGCCTTTGAGTGCGGCATCGAGTCGGTGGGCAACGCCCGTACCCCGATTTCGGTGAAGTACTTTCTGACGGCCATCCTGTTCGTGCTGTTTGATGTGGAGGTTATCTTCATGTATCCCTGGGCCGTGAACTTCCGCGCCCTCGGCACCGAAGGCTTCATTCAGATGATAGTGTTTCTGGCGCTGCTGATGGCCGGCTTCGCCTACGTCATCAAAAAGGGGGTTCTGCGCTGGAACGAAGCCCGTTAA
- a CDS encoding NADH-quinone oxidoreductase subunit B produces MDTRVPEIKMVEAPEGLEGAGFFATSLEKVVGMARANSLWPLPFATSCCGIEFMATMGSRYDISRFGSERPSFSPRQADLLMVMGTIAKKMAPIVKQVYEQMAEPRWVLAMGACACSGGIFDTYSVLQGIDRIIPVDVYVPGCPPRPEQVLDGLMRVQDLARNESLRRRNSPEYQALLASYNIK; encoded by the coding sequence ATGGATACTAGAGTTCCTGAAATCAAAATGGTGGAGGCCCCCGAGGGCCTGGAAGGAGCTGGCTTCTTCGCTACCTCGCTGGAGAAAGTGGTGGGCATGGCCCGCGCCAACTCGCTCTGGCCTTTGCCTTTCGCCACCTCCTGCTGCGGCATCGAGTTTATGGCCACCATGGGCTCCCGCTACGATATTTCCCGCTTCGGCTCGGAGCGCCCGTCCTTCTCGCCCCGGCAGGCCGATTTGCTGATGGTGATGGGTACAATCGCCAAGAAGATGGCGCCCATTGTAAAGCAGGTGTACGAGCAGATGGCTGAGCCCCGCTGGGTGCTGGCCATGGGTGCCTGCGCCTGCTCCGGTGGCATTTTCGATACCTACTCTGTGCTGCAGGGCATCGACCGGATTATCCCGGTAGACGTGTATGTGCCCGGCTGCCCGCCCCGCCCCGAGCAAGTGCTCGACGGCCTGATGCGGGTGCAGGACTTGGCCCGTAATGAATCCCTCCGCCGCCGCAACTCGCCCGAGTACCAGGCCCTGCTGGCCTCTTACAACATCAAGTAA
- a CDS encoding NADH-quinone oxidoreductase subunit C → MAEQNESIPAQEQAAAQDPAAQKNAQLLALLHRLFGADAFTDVEEPYGLLTATTTRERIHDIIAGLQQDQELQLNFLTTMCGMHWPEKEGQELGMVYHLHSLVHNVRLRLKIFFPIADPVVPTLTDLYSTANWMEREAFDFFGIIFPGHPNLIRILNVEDMDYHPMRREYALEDGTREDKTDLFFGR, encoded by the coding sequence ATGGCTGAACAGAACGAATCCATCCCGGCTCAGGAACAAGCTGCCGCGCAGGACCCGGCCGCGCAGAAAAATGCGCAGCTGCTGGCCCTGCTGCACCGCCTGTTCGGCGCCGATGCCTTCACTGATGTAGAGGAACCCTACGGTCTGCTGACCGCCACCACCACCCGGGAACGGATTCACGACATTATTGCCGGCTTGCAGCAGGACCAGGAGCTGCAGCTCAACTTCCTGACTACTATGTGCGGCATGCACTGGCCCGAAAAGGAAGGCCAGGAGTTGGGCATGGTGTATCACCTGCACAGCCTGGTGCACAACGTACGGCTGCGGCTGAAGATCTTCTTCCCCATTGCCGACCCGGTAGTGCCCACCCTGACTGACCTCTACTCCACCGCCAACTGGATGGAGCGTGAGGCCTTCGATTTCTTCGGCATCATCTTCCCTGGTCACCCCAACCTCATCCGCATCCTGAATGTGGAGGACATGGACTACCACCCCATGCGCCGGGAGTACGCCCTGGAAGATGGCACCCGCGAAGACAAAACCGACCTGTTCTTCGGACGATAA
- a CDS encoding NADH-quinone oxidoreductase subunit D, with product MAVNDTLEGTHKIIEEAREQQPRINPLAPTVNDFNQELTTLNLGPTHPATHGIFQNILQMDGERIISGVPTIGYIHRAFEKIAERRPFYQITPLTDRMNYCSSPINNMGWHMTVEKLLGVEVPKRAQYMRVILMELARITDHLICNGILGVDTGAFTGFLYLMDEREKVYEIYEEVSGARLTTNMGRVGGMERDFTPVALQKLRTWLKTFPAVMQEFEKMFNRNRIFMDRVVDVGGISAERALNYGFTGPNLRAAGVDYDVRVMNPYSSYQDFDFEIPVGTKGDTYDRFMVRNEEIWQSLRIINQALENLPEGPYHADAPHYYLPPKQAVYKNMEALIYHFKIVMGEIEAPVGEVYHSVEGGNGELGFYLVSDGGRTPYRLHFRRPCFIYYQAYTEMVVGQTLSDAIVTLSSMNVIAGELDA from the coding sequence ATGGCAGTAAACGACACGCTGGAAGGCACCCATAAGATTATTGAAGAAGCCCGCGAGCAGCAGCCCCGGATCAATCCGCTGGCGCCTACCGTGAACGACTTCAACCAGGAGCTAACCACGCTGAACCTGGGGCCGACCCACCCCGCTACCCACGGCATCTTCCAGAACATTCTGCAGATGGATGGGGAGCGGATTATTTCGGGCGTACCCACTATCGGCTACATTCACCGCGCCTTCGAGAAGATTGCCGAACGCCGGCCCTTCTACCAGATTACGCCCCTGACGGACCGGATGAACTACTGTTCGTCGCCCATCAACAACATGGGTTGGCATATGACGGTGGAGAAGCTGCTCGGCGTGGAAGTACCTAAGCGTGCCCAGTACATGCGCGTGATTCTGATGGAGCTGGCCCGCATTACGGACCACCTGATCTGCAACGGCATTCTGGGCGTGGATACCGGCGCTTTCACCGGCTTCCTCTACCTGATGGATGAGCGGGAGAAGGTGTATGAAATCTACGAGGAAGTAAGCGGCGCCCGCCTCACCACCAACATGGGCCGCGTGGGTGGTATGGAGCGCGACTTCACGCCGGTAGCTTTGCAAAAGCTGCGGACCTGGCTGAAAACCTTCCCGGCCGTTATGCAGGAGTTTGAGAAGATGTTCAACCGCAACCGCATCTTCATGGACCGCGTGGTGGACGTAGGCGGCATTTCGGCTGAGCGCGCCCTGAACTACGGCTTCACCGGCCCCAACCTGCGCGCCGCCGGCGTCGACTACGACGTGCGGGTAATGAATCCCTATTCCAGCTACCAGGATTTCGACTTTGAAATTCCGGTGGGCACCAAGGGCGACACCTACGACCGGTTTATGGTGCGCAACGAGGAAATCTGGCAGAGCCTGCGCATCATCAATCAGGCCCTGGAAAACCTGCCCGAAGGCCCTTACCACGCCGATGCACCGCACTACTACCTGCCGCCCAAGCAGGCCGTGTACAAGAACATGGAAGCCCTCATCTATCACTTCAAGATTGTGATGGGCGAGATTGAGGCGCCGGTTGGCGAAGTCTACCACTCGGTGGAAGGCGGCAACGGTGAGTTGGGCTTTTACCTGGTTTCCGATGGAGGCCGCACACCCTACCGCCTGCACTTCCGCCGCCCCTGCTTCATCTACTACCAGGCCTACACCGAAATGGTAGTAGGCCAGACCCTCTCCGACGCCATCGTGACGCTGTCGTCGATGAACGTAATTGCCGGGGAGCTGGACGCGTAG
- the nuoE gene encoding NAD(P)H-dependent oxidoreductase subunit E encodes METTTVKPQFSEAAQAEIKRLLTHYPDDRRKSALLPILHIAQAEFGGWVSPEVQDLVAEVIGIKPIEVYEVSSFYTMFNLKPVGKHVLEICRTGPCMLRGSDELTAHLERITGAKVAGPASADGLFTLKEVECLAACGFAPIVQVREKYYEQLDTPEAVDAMLTELRNQVHRPALPWEETGLPNAVANN; translated from the coding sequence ATGGAGACGACTACCGTCAAGCCACAATTTTCTGAAGCCGCACAGGCTGAAATCAAGCGTCTGCTCACCCATTACCCCGACGACCGGCGCAAGTCGGCCCTGCTACCGATCCTGCACATTGCCCAGGCCGAATTCGGTGGCTGGGTTAGCCCCGAAGTGCAGGACCTGGTAGCCGAGGTCATTGGTATCAAGCCGATTGAGGTGTACGAGGTTTCGTCCTTCTACACCATGTTCAACCTGAAGCCGGTAGGCAAGCACGTGCTGGAAATATGCCGCACGGGTCCCTGCATGCTGCGCGGCTCCGACGAGCTGACGGCCCATCTGGAGCGCATTACCGGCGCCAAAGTAGCTGGCCCCGCTTCGGCAGACGGCCTATTTACCCTGAAAGAAGTGGAGTGCCTGGCGGCGTGCGGCTTTGCGCCCATCGTGCAGGTGCGCGAGAAATACTACGAGCAGCTGGATACGCCGGAAGCCGTGGATGCCATGCTTACGGAGCTGCGCAACCAGGTACACCGCCCGGCTCTGCCTTGGGAAGAAACCGGCCTGCCGAACGCAGTGGCCAACAACTAA
- the nuoF gene encoding NADH-quinone oxidoreductase subunit NuoF translates to MGRKLLTEHINVEGIDTFEVYRKHGGYRSVEKAIKTMTPDEVVEEVKKSGLRGRGGAGFPTGMKWSFLAKPEGVPRYLVCNADESEPGTFKDRQLMSKLPHLLIEGMITSSYALGANTSYIYIRGELLYVLRILEKAIAEAYANGFLGKNILGSGYDLDLHVHPGGGAYICGEETALLESLEGKRGNPRNKPPFPAVQGLYARPTVVNNVESIAAVVPIINEGGDEYAKIGVGRSTGTKLISACGHLNKPGIYEIELGVPVEEFIYSDEYCGGIWKGRQLKAVVAGGSSVPILPTELILKTAAGENRLMTYESLSDGGFMTGTMLGSGGFIAMDETTCIVRNTWNFSRFYHHESCGQCSPCREGTGWMEKVLHRLEHGHGHMEDIDLLVSVAKQIEGNTICPLGEAAAWPVAAAVRHFRHEFEWHVTHAKEAAQPGAVYRPGAVLA, encoded by the coding sequence ATGGGACGCAAACTGCTGACCGAACATATTAACGTTGAAGGCATCGATACCTTTGAGGTATACCGCAAACACGGCGGCTACCGCTCGGTGGAGAAGGCCATCAAAACGATGACGCCCGACGAGGTGGTGGAAGAAGTAAAGAAGTCGGGCCTGCGGGGCCGCGGCGGCGCGGGCTTCCCTACGGGCATGAAGTGGAGCTTCCTGGCGAAACCTGAGGGCGTGCCGCGTTACCTGGTGTGCAACGCCGACGAGTCGGAACCGGGTACCTTCAAGGACCGGCAGCTGATGTCGAAACTGCCCCATTTGCTCATTGAGGGCATGATTACGAGCTCGTACGCGCTGGGCGCCAACACCTCGTATATCTACATCCGCGGTGAACTGTTGTACGTGCTGCGCATCCTGGAAAAAGCCATTGCCGAGGCGTACGCCAACGGCTTCCTGGGGAAAAATATTCTCGGCTCAGGCTACGACCTGGACCTGCACGTGCACCCCGGTGGTGGCGCCTACATCTGCGGGGAGGAAACGGCTTTGCTCGAATCGTTGGAAGGCAAACGCGGCAACCCCCGCAACAAGCCCCCGTTCCCGGCGGTGCAGGGCCTCTATGCCCGCCCTACGGTGGTAAATAACGTGGAATCCATTGCGGCCGTCGTGCCTATCATCAACGAAGGTGGCGACGAGTATGCCAAAATCGGCGTAGGCCGGAGTACCGGCACCAAGCTGATTTCGGCCTGTGGTCACCTCAACAAGCCCGGCATCTACGAAATCGAGCTGGGCGTGCCCGTGGAGGAGTTTATTTACTCTGACGAGTACTGCGGCGGCATCTGGAAAGGCCGGCAGCTGAAGGCCGTGGTAGCCGGTGGCTCGTCCGTTCCAATTCTACCGACGGAGCTCATTCTGAAAACGGCCGCTGGTGAAAACCGCCTGATGACGTATGAGTCGCTTTCGGATGGAGGGTTTATGACGGGGACCATGTTGGGCTCGGGTGGCTTTATTGCCATGGACGAGACAACCTGCATCGTGCGCAACACCTGGAACTTCTCCCGCTTCTACCACCATGAGTCGTGCGGGCAATGCTCGCCGTGCCGCGAGGGAACGGGCTGGATGGAGAAGGTACTGCACCGCCTGGAGCACGGCCACGGCCACATGGAAGACATCGACCTGCTGGTAAGCGTGGCCAAGCAAATCGAGGGGAACACCATTTGCCCGTTGGGCGAGGCAGCTGCCTGGCCGGTGGCCGCCGCTGTGCGCCATTTCCGCCACGAGTTTGAATGGCACGTGACCCACGCCAAGGAAGCTGCGCAGCCCGGTGCTGTGTATCGGCCCGGCGCGGTCCTGGCTTAA
- a CDS encoding 2Fe-2S iron-sulfur cluster-binding protein, with product MAKITFDGVEVEVPDGTTILNAARQIGGGIVPPAMCYYTPLKGSGGKCRACLVRVAAGSAKDPRPMPKLVASCVTPVQDGMVVENTTSEQVLSVRKGIVEMLLINHPLDCPVCDQAGECDLQNFAFEHGVSTTRYQEERRTFEKIDIGPLIQLHMTRCILCYRCVYTADQIAKGDRVHGVLGRGDAAEIGTYIENIIDNDFSGNVIDVCPVGALTDKTFRFKQRVWFTKPVNAHRDCPKCAGNVVLWYKGKDVLRTTARKDQYGEVKEWICNECRFEKKETSDWVIEGPAHIDRSSVISANHYELPVLNQSVVADLPESTVRDLQQNPPLKLGS from the coding sequence ATGGCTAAAATAACCTTTGATGGCGTTGAGGTAGAAGTTCCGGACGGAACCACTATCCTGAATGCGGCCCGCCAGATTGGCGGCGGCATCGTGCCCCCGGCCATGTGCTACTATACCCCGCTGAAAGGCTCGGGTGGCAAGTGTCGTGCCTGCCTCGTGCGGGTAGCGGCCGGCTCGGCCAAGGACCCGCGCCCTATGCCCAAGCTGGTGGCCTCGTGCGTGACGCCGGTACAGGATGGCATGGTGGTCGAAAATACGACTTCCGAGCAGGTGCTGAGCGTGCGCAAGGGCATCGTGGAGATGCTGCTCATCAACCACCCACTGGACTGCCCCGTGTGTGACCAGGCCGGCGAGTGTGACCTGCAGAACTTTGCCTTCGAGCACGGCGTGAGCACCACCCGCTACCAGGAAGAGCGCCGCACGTTCGAGAAAATCGACATCGGGCCGCTGATTCAGCTGCACATGACGCGCTGCATTCTGTGCTACCGCTGCGTGTACACGGCCGACCAGATTGCCAAGGGCGACCGGGTGCACGGCGTGCTGGGCCGGGGCGACGCGGCTGAAATCGGCACGTACATCGAGAATATCATCGACAACGACTTCTCCGGCAACGTGATTGACGTGTGCCCGGTAGGTGCTCTGACGGACAAGACATTCCGCTTCAAGCAGCGCGTGTGGTTCACCAAACCCGTGAATGCCCACCGTGACTGCCCCAAGTGCGCCGGCAACGTGGTGCTCTGGTACAAAGGCAAAGATGTGCTTCGTACCACGGCCCGCAAAGACCAGTACGGCGAGGTGAAAGAGTGGATCTGCAACGAGTGCCGCTTCGAGAAAAAGGAAACCTCGGATTGGGTTATCGAAGGCCCGGCCCATATCGACCGTTCTTCGGTAATTTCGGCCAACCACTACGAGCTGCCCGTGCTCAACCAGTCGGTGGTAGCCGACCTGCCCGAAAGCACCGTGCGTGACCTGCAGCAAAACCCGCCACTGAAACTCGGTAGCTAA
- the nuoH gene encoding NADH-quinone oxidoreductase subunit NuoH, translating to MLELPALGWQSIVIFVVFALSLLIATYCTYAERVIAAFLQDRVGPDRAGPYGLLQPLADAVKMFTKEEFFPGGANKALFVFGPCLAMITALMSSAVIPFGNNMSFGNNAFFLQGIEVNIGMLWIFGVVSLGVYGVMIGGWASNNKFSLLGAVRAASQNISYELAMGMALIAVLMISGTLSLREITLQQSVAGEWHTWNIVKQPLGFIIFLVCAFAETNRTPFDLPECETELVGGYHTEYSSMKLGLYLFSEYVNIFVVSAVMSVLYFGGFNFPFQYEMRDWLVSNHDWTLASAQNLITILGTVGLFLKIFAFIFFFMWVRWTLPRFRYDQLMRLGWTILIPLAVFNILLTGGLILFGVIQ from the coding sequence ATGCTAGAACTACCCGCCCTCGGCTGGCAATCCATTGTCATCTTCGTTGTATTTGCGCTTTCACTGCTGATTGCGACCTACTGCACCTACGCAGAGCGCGTTATTGCGGCGTTTCTGCAGGACCGCGTGGGCCCCGACCGAGCCGGCCCCTACGGCCTGCTGCAGCCCCTGGCCGATGCCGTGAAGATGTTCACGAAGGAAGAATTCTTTCCCGGCGGGGCCAACAAGGCGCTGTTCGTGTTTGGTCCCTGCCTGGCCATGATTACGGCCCTGATGTCGTCGGCGGTAATTCCGTTCGGCAACAACATGAGCTTCGGCAACAATGCCTTCTTCCTGCAGGGTATTGAAGTAAACATCGGCATGCTGTGGATTTTCGGCGTGGTGTCGCTGGGCGTGTACGGGGTAATGATTGGTGGCTGGGCTTCCAACAACAAGTTTTCCCTGCTGGGTGCCGTGCGGGCAGCTTCCCAGAACATCAGCTACGAGTTGGCTATGGGCATGGCGCTGATTGCCGTGCTGATGATTTCGGGCACGCTCAGCCTGCGCGAAATCACGCTGCAGCAGTCGGTGGCCGGCGAGTGGCACACCTGGAATATCGTAAAGCAGCCGCTGGGCTTTATTATCTTCCTGGTGTGCGCCTTCGCCGAAACCAACCGTACCCCCTTCGACCTGCCCGAGTGCGAAACCGAGCTAGTGGGCGGCTACCACACCGAGTATTCCTCAATGAAGCTGGGCCTGTACCTGTTCTCGGAATACGTGAACATCTTCGTGGTATCGGCCGTGATGAGCGTACTGTACTTCGGCGGCTTCAACTTCCCCTTCCAGTACGAAATGCGCGACTGGCTCGTAAGCAACCACGACTGGACGCTGGCCTCGGCCCAGAACTTGATTACCATTCTGGGCACCGTAGGGTTGTTTCTGAAGATTTTTGCCTTCATCTTCTTTTTCATGTGGGTGCGCTGGACGCTGCCGCGCTTCCGCTACGACCAGCTGATGCGCCTGGGCTGGACCATTCTCATCCCGCTGGCCGTGTTTAACATCCTGCTCACCGGCGGGCTCATCCTGTTTGGGGTGATTCAATAA